The DNA segment GCTATGTGCTGCACGACCTTCCACCCCCGGCCGAAAATTCGACGGCCTACATGAATCCGATGACGCTCATGGGTCACGAGCCGGGGACAGTCTACGAGGTCGAGGGCTATCTCTTCGCTGGCCGTTGGCAGGAGGCCCGCGCCCAAATCTACGCCCTGCGCCAGCATCGGGGCCAGATCCCCGACGTGCTGCCCGGCTTTGGAACCATCGATCTGCCCACCCCCAACGCTGTCGTCAGCGGCCTGGTCGATGTCGCCGGCTGGGCCCTGGACGACCGCGCCATCGTCAGGGTGGAGGTGCTGTTGGATGGGCAGGTGGTGGGCCAGGCAGATTATGGTCTGCCGCGGGCGGATGTCGGGGATCACTATCCCGGTTTCCCCGGCCTGCCCAACGTTGGCTTCTGGCGCCCGCTGGATACCACCGCCTTTGCCGACGGCAGTCACGTCTTGCGGGTGCGGGCGGTGGATGCCGCCAGCAACGCCGCTTTCCTTTGGCCAGAGTCCTTGCCGATTCGGATCGCAAATCCATAGTCTTGCAGTCCGTCGCTTTCTCATCACTTTCCTCACAAGGAGCTTACACCATGTCAACCCAAACACACATCCGCGAAGCTGTACAAGGCGTGCTTGCCTATTACGCCGAGCACCCGAACGAGACCATCGGCGCCGACAAGGCGGCCGTGGCCGTGATCGAAGAGGGGCTGCGCACCCGCGCGACCGGCCCCGACGGCCAGACCCTGCTTTGCGACATGCCCAAAGCCCTGGGCGGCGGCGCCGCTTTCCCCTCGCCCGGCTGGACGATGCGCGCCGCCCTGGCCAGTTGCGAGGCGGTGATGATCGCCCTGCGCGCGGCCCAGCTCGGCGTCGAACTCTCCACGCTGGAGGTGCGCGTGGGCAGCACCTCGGACGACCGCGGCATGATGGGCATGGATGACGCCGTGCCGGCCGGCCCGCTGAACATGCAGATCAGCATCCGCATCGGCGGCGATGGCGTCTCCGCCGAGACGCTGCACGAGATCGTGGCCTGGGCGCTGAAGCATTCGCCCGTGGGCGAGCCGTTGACGCGGGTGATGCCGGTCGAGTGTGCGGTGGAGATCGTCTGATCGCACGAGCGCGCCGGTTGGAACCGTGAGGCAATCATGAGATCTAGCTTCAACATTTGGCGCCACGTGTTGCCGCCGCTGGCGGCTGTTCTTCTGGTAATCGGACAGCGTTCGCCTGCAGTGCAAGCCCTTCCGCTGGCGCCCGATTCATCCATCTTCACCCAAGTCATCTATCTGCCCTTCGTGGCCGCGCCAGCGCCACCCTCCACCAGCGAGCAGTTGATCAAGGCGGCGTTGGCGCGCGGGGAGATCGACGAGGAGACGGCGCTTGTCTACAGAGTCTTCGCCGTCTTCGGCGACGAGCGGCTGCCGGCGCCCTATTGGGGCGATGATCGCCAGGTGGAGGATAGTGACATCCTGCAAGACGTTGGCGAACGTTTCGCCAGTCTGCCGGCGCCGGCGCAAGCCACCTTGCGCCCGTTCATTCTGCGCCCGCCCACACCCGGAAGCTGGCTGGAGCCGGCGACCGCTCTACCGTCACCGCTGCCCACCGTCCCCCAGGTCACCTGGGGGACGGTGAACAGCGTGAACGGCAAAGTCAAGGTCTGGTATCAACAGCGCTATGCCGGCGATGCGTCTAAAGCCGGCGACATCGCCCTGGCTCTCGACGCCATCATCTGGCCTGACCTGATCGATGACCTCAAGATGAAGGCCCCGCTTTCCGACCAGGGCTATCCCGACAACGGCGGCGATGGGCGGCTGGACATATACCTGGCGCATATCAGTAACCGCGGGGTGACGCACCCGATCGACGGCTGCAAACAGACCCCTGCCTACATCCTGATCAACAGCGACCGGCCCATCGGGGACGCCACCCACGAAGGCATCGTGCAGACCGTGGTGCACGAATTGATGCACGCCAGCCAATTCGCTTATCCGGCGCAGAAAGCGTGCAGCGAATATGATTGGCTGGCCGAGGCCACCTCCAAATGGGCCGAAGACTACGTGTACCCGCTGGCAAACAGTGAACAACCCTATCTGCCGCCTTTCCTGCAATCGCTCGACCTGCCGTTGGAAGATGACACGGACATCAGGCGACCCTATGGCGCCTATCTCTGGCCGTTCTACCTCACCCACAAGCACTCGAAAGATTTGATACCGGCGATCTGGACCCAGGTCGCCCACGCCGACAGCCTGGAAGCCATCCAGCGCAGCATCCCAGGCGGCTTCGAACAGCAATGGCCCGAGTTCACCCGACTGAACTGGAACCGGCCGCCGGTGACCGACTACCAGACCTGGGATCATGTGACCCGGCATGTCGAGGGGCGCGGCGTCCAGATCATCGATGTGGCTCTGCAAGGTGCGGGAGACAAGAGACAGGAATTAGACCTGGGCGAAGGCGTCGAGCACCTGGCAGCGACCTATTTTCACCTCAAATTCCCTGACCCGGACGTGCGCACCGTGGCTTTTTACAACGGCTATACCTTTGATCTCACCGAGCAACAGGTCGAACTCGAAGACGTCGGCCCGGTGGGATCGACGCTGGTGGCGTCGCCGCTGCCAGAAGCGGCCCGGAAGGACGCCCATCTCTGGGCCTTGATCAAGACGAAGGGGCATGACTGGCAAACCGTCGACTGGACGGACGCAGGCGATACGCCCGGCATCGTTCGCTTCTGTCGCGACGCGCCCGGTGAGGCTATCGAGGAGTTGGTGCTGATCTTCAGCAACAGCCAGTATCAGGACCGAACCGCGGCCAGTCGCAAGAAACCGGCTCATCTGGCCCCCACCCTGTGGGCTTCCAGCCTGGGCTGCTGGCAGTGGACGGGCCAGGTAACGGGCCGCCAGCCGCTCGACGGCAATGCGGTCCTCACCTTGTCGGCGCAGGTCACTTGGGAGCGCGTCGATTCCATATCCTGGCCGCTGACCGCGAATGTCGCCGGGGAATGGTTTACCCATGACGATTACGCGCCGGCTGGCAGCCTCGGCTGGCAGTTCAGCGGGGTGGACGCAGGAGGGTGCACCTGGTCGGGGGAGGGCAATATTGCTC comes from the Caldilineales bacterium genome and includes:
- a CDS encoding OsmC family protein, encoding MSTQTHIREAVQGVLAYYAEHPNETIGADKAAVAVIEEGLRTRATGPDGQTLLCDMPKALGGGAAFPSPGWTMRAALASCEAVMIALRAAQLGVELSTLEVRVGSTSDDRGMMGMDDAVPAGPLNMQISIRIGGDGVSAETLHEIVAWALKHSPVGEPLTRVMPVECAVEIV